The following proteins are co-located in the Pseudomonas sp. DY-1 genome:
- the tolR gene encoding protein TolR: MARVRHKRKPVAEMNVVPYIDVMLVLLVIFMVTAPMLNQGVKVDLPKVSSEALPQDNNARVLTISIKADKSYYWNMGEEVQTDQTRKSETSVSLDALVQAASGIMAENSRQGKTVQVFVRGDKTVDYGAVMAVMGGLQKAGVANVGLITEAP, translated from the coding sequence ATGGCCAGAGTCCGCCACAAACGCAAACCGGTCGCCGAGATGAACGTCGTGCCTTACATCGACGTCATGCTCGTGTTGCTGGTGATTTTCATGGTCACCGCGCCCATGCTCAACCAGGGCGTCAAGGTCGACCTGCCGAAGGTTTCCAGCGAGGCCCTGCCGCAGGACAACAATGCCCGTGTCCTGACGATCTCGATCAAGGCCGACAAGTCCTACTACTGGAACATGGGCGAAGAAGTACAGACCGACCAGACCCGCAAGAGCGAGACCTCGGTCTCTCTGGATGCTCTGGTTCAGGCAGCCTCCGGCATCATGGCCGAGAACAGCCGCCAGGGTAAGACGGTCCAGGTATTCGTCCGTGGCGATAAAACGGTCGACTACGGCGCCGTGATGGCCGTGATGGGCGGCCTGCAGAAGGCCGGCGTGGCCAACGTCGGGCTGATCACCGAGGCGCCCTGA
- the ruvA gene encoding Holliday junction branch migration protein RuvA, giving the protein MIGRLRGNLAEKQPPHLILDVNGVGYELEVPMTTLYRLPSVGEPVTLYTHLVVREDAHLLYGFFEKRERELFRELIRLNGVGPKLALALMSGLEVDELVRCVQAQDTSTLVKIPGVGKKTAERLLVELKDRFKAWESMPAIATLVVEPRVGVAVSSAENDALAALIALGFKPQEASRAVSAIKEDGLSSEEMIRRALKGMV; this is encoded by the coding sequence GTGATTGGACGCCTGCGTGGCAACTTGGCGGAGAAGCAACCGCCGCATCTGATCCTTGACGTCAATGGCGTGGGCTATGAGCTGGAAGTGCCCATGACCACCCTCTATCGCCTGCCTTCAGTGGGCGAGCCGGTGACATTGTACACCCATCTGGTGGTGCGAGAGGACGCCCACCTGCTCTACGGCTTCTTCGAGAAGCGGGAGCGAGAGCTGTTTCGCGAGCTGATCCGCTTGAATGGCGTCGGGCCGAAATTGGCCCTGGCACTGATGTCCGGCCTGGAGGTGGATGAGCTGGTGCGCTGCGTACAGGCCCAGGACACTTCCACGCTGGTGAAGATTCCTGGCGTCGGCAAGAAGACCGCCGAGCGCTTGCTGGTCGAGCTCAAGGATCGATTCAAGGCTTGGGAAAGCATGCCGGCCATCGCCACCCTGGTGGTCGAACCTCGGGTTGGCGTGGCAGTCTCTAGCGCGGAGAATGATGCGCTGGCTGCGCTGATCGCCCTCGGATTCAAGCCTCAAGAGGCCAGCCGCGCTGTGTCCGCGATCAAGGAAGACGGGCTGTCCAGCGAAGAAATGATCCGTCGCGCCCTGAAAGGAATGGTGTAA
- the queE gene encoding 7-carboxy-7-deazaguanine synthase QueE, producing MHQTLRITEIFYSLQGETRTAGLPTVFVRLTGCPLRCQYCDTAYAFNGGEIMTLDAILERVAAYKPRYICVTGGEPLAQPNCIPLLQHLCDAGYEVSIETSGALDVSAVDPRVSKVVDLKTPGSAEVGRNRYENIAHLTANDQVKFVICSREDYDWAVSKLIEYRLDQRAGEVLFSPSHKEVSARDLADWIVADNLPVRLQLQLHKILWNDEPGH from the coding sequence ATGCATCAAACCCTGCGAATTACCGAGATTTTCTACTCGTTGCAGGGGGAAACACGTACCGCCGGCTTGCCGACGGTCTTCGTGCGCCTGACCGGCTGCCCCCTGCGTTGTCAGTACTGCGACACCGCCTACGCCTTCAATGGCGGTGAGATCATGACGCTCGACGCCATCCTCGAACGCGTCGCCGCCTACAAGCCGCGCTATATCTGCGTCACCGGTGGTGAGCCGCTTGCCCAGCCGAATTGCATCCCGCTGCTGCAGCATTTGTGCGACGCCGGCTATGAGGTGTCCATCGAGACCAGCGGTGCGCTCGATGTCTCCGCTGTGGATCCTCGAGTGAGCAAGGTCGTTGATCTCAAGACTCCGGGCTCGGCGGAAGTCGGTCGTAACCGCTACGAAAACATTGCCCACCTCACGGCAAATGATCAGGTGAAGTTCGTCATCTGCTCCCGCGAGGACTATGACTGGGCGGTGTCCAAGCTGATCGAGTACCGCCTCGACCAGCGCGCCGGTGAGGTGCTGTTCTCTCCTAGTCACAAGGAGGTGAGTGCCCGCGACCTAGCGGACTGGATCGTCGCCGACAACCTGCCAGTGCGCCTGCAGCTGCAGTTGCACAAAATCCTCTGGAACGACGAACCGGGTCACTGA
- the tolQ gene encoding protein TolQ, with protein sequence MEANVVDHTSMWSLISNASIVVQLVMLTLVAASVTSWIMIFQRSNMLRAAKKSLETFEERFWSGIDLSKLYRQAGSNPDPDCGVEQIFRAGFKEFSRLRQQAGVDPDAVMEGVARAMRVAISREEEKIEQSLPFLATVGSTSPYIGLFGTVWGIMNSFRGLAQVQQATLATVAPGIAEALIATAIGLFAAIPAVIAYNRFSARGETLIGRYYTFADEFQAILHRKVHTSDE encoded by the coding sequence GTGGAAGCCAACGTCGTCGACCATACCTCCATGTGGAGCCTGATCAGCAACGCCAGTATCGTGGTGCAGCTGGTCATGCTGACCCTGGTGGCCGCATCGGTCACCTCCTGGATCATGATTTTCCAGCGCAGCAACATGCTGCGCGCCGCCAAGAAGTCCCTGGAAACCTTCGAAGAGCGTTTCTGGTCCGGTATCGACCTGTCCAAGCTGTACCGCCAGGCAGGCAGCAACCCGGATCCGGACTGCGGCGTCGAGCAGATCTTCCGCGCCGGCTTCAAGGAATTCTCCCGTCTGCGCCAGCAAGCCGGCGTTGATCCGGATGCGGTGATGGAAGGTGTGGCCCGCGCAATGCGCGTAGCCATTTCCCGTGAGGAAGAGAAGATCGAACAGAGCCTGCCGTTCCTCGCTACTGTGGGCTCTACGAGTCCGTACATCGGCCTGTTCGGTACCGTCTGGGGCATCATGAACTCCTTCCGTGGCCTGGCCCAGGTGCAGCAGGCGACCCTGGCCACTGTGGCGCCCGGCATCGCCGAGGCTCTGATCGCCACCGCGATCGGCCTGTTCGCCGCGATCCCGGCGGTAATCGCCTACAACCGCTTCTCCGCTCGCGGCGAGACCCTGATCGGTCGCTACTACACCTTCGCCGATGAGTTCCAGGCCATCCTGCACCGCAAAGTGCACACCAGCGACGAGTAA
- the tolB gene encoding Tol-Pal system beta propeller repeat protein TolB: MNTLIRIVLVGVAMLVGSVQAADPLVITSGTDRATPIAVVPFGWQGGTVLPTEISEVVGNDLRNSGYFEPIPRQNMISLPTQASEVIYRDWKALGAQYVLVGSVVPSGGRLQVQFALFNVTTEQQVMAGNVSGSTDQLRDMAHYIADQSFEKLTGIKGAFSTRMLYVTAERFSVNNTRYTLQRSDYDGQRAVTLLQSREPILSPRYAPDGRRIAYVSFEQRRPRIFVQHIDTGRREQITNFEGLNGAPAWSPEGNRLAFVLSRDGNPEIYVMDLGSRQMRRVTNNMAIDTEPFWGADGQTIYFTSDRAGKPQIYKANINGGEPQRVTFVGNYNANPKLSADEKMLVMIHRQDGFTNFKVAAQDLTRSGSAPRILSGTTLDDSPTVAPNGTMLIYATRQQGGGVLMLVSTNGRVRVPIPTVQGDIREPSWSPYLN; the protein is encoded by the coding sequence GTGAATACCCTCATTCGTATCGTCCTGGTCGGGGTGGCCATGCTGGTCGGCTCCGTCCAGGCCGCCGACCCGCTGGTAATCACCAGTGGTACCGACCGGGCGACCCCGATCGCCGTAGTACCCTTTGGCTGGCAGGGCGGTACCGTGCTACCCACTGAAATCTCAGAGGTGGTCGGCAACGACCTGCGCAACTCGGGCTATTTCGAGCCGATCCCGCGCCAGAACATGATCAGCCTGCCGACCCAGGCCAGCGAAGTGATCTACCGCGACTGGAAGGCCCTTGGCGCCCAGTACGTGCTGGTAGGCAGCGTCGTCCCGTCCGGCGGCCGTCTGCAGGTGCAGTTCGCCCTGTTCAACGTAACCACCGAGCAACAGGTCATGGCCGGCAACGTCAGCGGCTCGACCGACCAGCTGCGTGACATGGCGCACTACATCGCCGACCAGTCGTTCGAGAAACTCACCGGCATCAAGGGTGCGTTCTCCACCCGCATGCTCTACGTGACCGCCGAGCGTTTCTCGGTGAACAACACCCGCTACACCCTGCAGCGTTCCGACTACGACGGCCAGCGTGCGGTGACCCTGCTGCAGTCCCGCGAGCCCATCCTGTCGCCGCGCTATGCGCCTGATGGTCGCCGTATCGCCTACGTGTCCTTCGAGCAGCGTCGTCCGCGTATCTTCGTCCAGCACATCGACACCGGTCGCCGCGAGCAGATCACCAACTTCGAAGGCCTGAACGGTGCGCCTGCATGGTCTCCTGAGGGCAATCGCCTGGCGTTCGTGCTGTCCCGCGATGGCAACCCGGAGATCTACGTGATGGACCTTGGCAGTCGCCAGATGCGTCGCGTAACCAACAACATGGCCATCGACACCGAACCGTTCTGGGGCGCGGACGGCCAGACCATCTATTTCACCTCGGATCGCGCCGGCAAGCCGCAGATCTACAAGGCCAACATCAATGGCGGCGAACCGCAGCGCGTGACCTTCGTGGGCAACTACAACGCCAACCCGAAGCTCTCGGCTGACGAGAAGATGCTAGTGATGATCCATCGTCAGGATGGCTTCACCAACTTCAAGGTGGCTGCCCAGGATCTGACCCGCTCGGGTAGTGCTCCGCGCATCCTTTCTGGCACCACGCTGGACGACTCGCCCACTGTTGCGCCTAATGGCACCATGCTAATCTACGCAACTCGCCAGCAGGGGGGCGGCGTGCTGATGCTCGTGTCTACAAACGGGCGCGTACGAGTCCCGATTCCCACAGTTCAGGGCGACATTCGCGAACCTTCTTGGTCGCCGTACCTGAACTGA
- the pal gene encoding peptidoglycan-associated lipoprotein Pal: MEMLKFGKFAALALAMAVAVGCSSKGGEGTGEGAVDPNAGYNAGGSGVDGSMSEEAALRAITTFYFEYDSSDLKPEAMRALDVHAKDLKANGNRVVLEGHTDERGTREYNMALGERRAKAVQRYLVLQGVSPAQAELVSYGEERPVATGNDEQSWAQNRRVELRK, encoded by the coding sequence ATGGAAATGCTGAAATTCGGCAAATTTGCCGCTCTCGCTCTGGCCATGGCCGTAGCTGTTGGTTGCTCGTCCAAAGGCGGCGAAGGCACCGGTGAAGGCGCTGTTGACCCGAACGCTGGCTACAACGCCGGTGGCAGCGGTGTAGACGGCAGCATGAGCGAAGAAGCCGCTCTGCGCGCTATCACCACCTTCTACTTCGAGTACGACAGCTCCGACCTGAAGCCGGAAGCCATGCGCGCTCTGGACGTACACGCCAAGGACCTGAAAGCCAACGGCAACCGCGTTGTCCTGGAAGGCCACACTGACGAGCGCGGTACCCGCGAGTACAACATGGCTCTGGGTGAGCGTCGTGCCAAGGCCGTTCAGCGCTACCTGGTTCTGCAGGGCGTTTCCCCGGCTCAGGCTGAGCTGGTTTCCTACGGCGAAGAGCGTCCGGTTGCCACTGGCAACGACGAGCAGTCCTGGGCGCAAAACCGCCGCGTAGAACTGCGTAAGTAA
- the tolA gene encoding cell envelope integrity protein TolA has protein sequence MQQQSERSSSESYFWPTVWAVSLHVLMFGMLFVSFAFTPELPPSRPIVQATLYQLKSQSQATTQTNQKIAGEAKKTSAPQFETEQMEQKKAEEQKVAAAKAAEQKKADEARKAEEAEQKAEEAKQAAEAKKADEAKKAEEKKQADFAKKKAEEEAKKKAAEEAKKKAAEEAKKKAAEEAKKKAAAEAAKKKAAEDAKKKATADAAKKKAAEEAKRKATEDKKAAALAELLSEDVGRQQALADEVGDQVAGSLDDLIIKLVSEQWRRPPSARNGMSVEVLIEMLPDGTITNASVTRSSGDSPFDSSAVSAVRSVGRIPEMQQLDRATFDQMYRQRRIIFKPEDLGL, from the coding sequence ATGCAGCAGCAGAGCGAACGCTCCTCCTCGGAAAGTTACTTCTGGCCGACCGTCTGGGCTGTGTCTCTGCACGTCCTGATGTTCGGCATGTTGTTCGTCAGCTTCGCCTTCACACCGGAACTGCCTCCGTCCCGTCCGATCGTCCAGGCCACTCTGTACCAGCTCAAATCCCAGAGTCAGGCCACTACCCAGACCAACCAGAAGATCGCCGGCGAGGCCAAAAAGACTTCTGCGCCGCAGTTCGAAACCGAGCAGATGGAGCAGAAGAAGGCCGAGGAGCAGAAGGTAGCGGCGGCCAAGGCCGCGGAACAAAAGAAAGCTGACGAAGCTCGAAAGGCCGAAGAGGCGGAACAGAAAGCCGAGGAAGCCAAGCAGGCGGCCGAAGCCAAGAAGGCTGATGAAGCGAAGAAGGCCGAAGAGAAGAAACAGGCCGATTTCGCCAAGAAAAAAGCCGAAGAGGAAGCCAAGAAAAAGGCGGCCGAAGAAGCGAAGAAGAAAGCCGCTGAAGAGGCCAAGAAAAAGGCTGCGGAAGAGGCGAAGAAGAAGGCGGCAGCCGAGGCAGCGAAGAAGAAGGCCGCCGAGGATGCCAAGAAGAAAGCGACCGCTGACGCCGCGAAGAAGAAAGCGGCCGAGGAAGCCAAACGCAAGGCCACCGAGGACAAGAAGGCCGCCGCGCTGGCCGAGCTGTTGTCCGAGGATGTAGGCCGCCAGCAAGCGTTGGCCGACGAAGTCGGCGACCAGGTAGCAGGCAGTCTCGACGATCTGATCATCAAACTCGTCAGCGAGCAGTGGCGCCGTCCGCCATCGGCACGTAACGGCATGAGCGTAGAGGTACTGATCGAGATGCTGCCCGATGGCACCATTACCAACGCCAGCGTCACCCGCTCCAGCGGTGATTCGCCCTTTGACAGCTCGGCCGTGAGTGCGGTGCGCAGCGTGGGGCGCATCCCCGAGATGCAACAATTGGATCGCGCTACCTTTGACCAGATGTACAGGCAGCGCCGCATCATCTTCAAACCGGAGGATTTAGGTCTGTGA
- the ruvC gene encoding crossover junction endodeoxyribonuclease RuvC, with the protein MTLILGIDPGSRITGYGVVRDTGRGCEYVASGCIRTGAGALHERLQIVFRGVSEVIRSYEPVTMGIEQVFMARNADSALKLGQARGAAIVAAAEAGLEIAEYTASQVKQAIAGTGGADKQQVQMMVMHLLKLVQKPQIDASDALAIALCHAHHRQSLIPHGLATAKRRGGRLRL; encoded by the coding sequence ATGACCCTGATTCTTGGTATCGACCCTGGTTCGCGTATCACCGGTTATGGTGTGGTTCGCGATACTGGGCGCGGCTGCGAATACGTCGCCTCGGGTTGCATCCGTACTGGCGCTGGCGCATTGCACGAGCGCTTGCAGATCGTTTTCCGGGGGGTAAGTGAAGTCATCCGTTCCTACGAGCCGGTGACCATGGGTATCGAGCAGGTATTCATGGCGCGGAACGCGGATTCCGCGCTCAAGCTCGGCCAGGCTCGTGGTGCAGCCATAGTCGCGGCTGCCGAGGCGGGTCTGGAAATCGCCGAATACACCGCCAGTCAGGTCAAGCAGGCTATTGCCGGAACCGGTGGTGCTGACAAGCAGCAGGTGCAGATGATGGTCATGCACCTGCTCAAGCTGGTGCAGAAACCCCAGATCGACGCATCCGATGCCCTGGCAATCGCCCTGTGCCATGCCCATCACCGGCAGAGTCTGATTCCCCATGGTCTGGCCACCGCCAAACGGCGGGGTGGCCGCCTTCGTCTGTAA
- the ybgC gene encoding tol-pal system-associated acyl-CoA thioesterase: protein MRAQNGAQPFQHRCRVYYEDTDAGGIVYYVNYLKFMERARTERLRSLGFAQSELAGENLLFVVHSAQARYVAPAKLDDELEISAEVMELNRASLRFRQQVRRATDNALLCEGQFLIACVRADSLKPRAIPEALREAFAADPGLFPAGD, encoded by the coding sequence ATGCGCGCGCAAAATGGGGCCCAGCCGTTTCAGCATCGTTGTCGTGTGTATTACGAAGACACCGATGCCGGCGGCATCGTCTACTACGTCAATTACCTCAAGTTCATGGAGCGGGCTCGAACCGAGCGCCTGCGCAGTCTGGGCTTTGCCCAGTCCGAGCTGGCCGGGGAGAACCTGCTGTTCGTCGTTCATTCGGCCCAGGCGCGCTACGTGGCGCCTGCGAAGCTGGACGATGAGCTGGAGATCAGTGCCGAGGTGATGGAGTTGAACCGTGCCAGCCTGCGTTTTCGTCAACAGGTCAGGCGAGCCACCGATAACGCATTGTTGTGCGAAGGGCAGTTCCTGATTGCCTGTGTACGTGCCGACAGTTTGAAACCCCGGGCGATCCCCGAAGCGCTGCGTGAAGCCTTCGCCGCCGACCCGGGTCTATTCCCAGCAGGAGATTAA
- a CDS encoding YebC/PmpR family DNA-binding transcriptional regulator produces MAGHSKWANIKHRKERQDAKRGKIFTKLIRELTVAAKHGGGNPADNPRLRLAVDKALTANMTRDTIDRAIARGAGSNEADNMVELSYEGYAPSGVAIIIEAMTDNRNRTAAEVRHAFSKCGGNLGTDGSVAYMFDRKGQISYAPGVNEESLMEAALEAGADDVVADEDGSVEVYTTFADFLSVNEALTAAGFKGDEAEVAMIPSITAPISDLETAQKVMKLIDMLEDLDDVQNVYHNAEIPDEIMEQLG; encoded by the coding sequence ATGGCTGGTCATTCCAAATGGGCCAACATCAAACACCGCAAAGAACGCCAGGACGCCAAGCGCGGCAAGATCTTCACCAAGCTCATCCGTGAGCTGACTGTCGCCGCCAAGCATGGCGGTGGCAACCCTGCGGACAATCCGCGTCTGCGTCTGGCTGTGGACAAGGCGCTGACCGCGAACATGACCCGCGACACCATCGATCGTGCGATTGCGCGTGGCGCCGGCTCGAACGAAGCCGACAACATGGTCGAGCTCAGTTACGAAGGTTATGCGCCGAGCGGCGTGGCCATCATCATCGAAGCCATGACCGACAACCGCAACCGCACTGCGGCGGAAGTGCGTCATGCCTTCAGCAAGTGTGGCGGCAACCTGGGTACCGACGGCTCGGTCGCCTACATGTTCGACCGCAAGGGCCAGATCAGCTACGCGCCCGGTGTGAACGAAGAATCCCTGATGGAGGCTGCCCTGGAAGCGGGCGCCGACGACGTCGTGGCTGACGAAGACGGTTCCGTCGAGGTCTACACCACCTTCGCCGACTTCCTCTCTGTGAACGAAGCGCTGACCGCAGCCGGCTTCAAGGGCGATGAGGCCGAAGTGGCGATGATCCCGTCGATCACTGCGCCCATCTCCGACCTGGAAACCGCGCAGAAGGTGATGAAGCTGATCGATATGCTGGAAGACCTGGATGACGTCCAGAACGTCTACCACAACGCTGAAATCCCTGACGAGATCATGGAGCAGCTCGGCTGA
- the queC gene encoding 7-cyano-7-deazaguanine synthase QueC, translated as MSEKKAVILLSGGLDSATVVALARAEGYACYTMSFDYGQRHRAELNAAERVARQLGVVEHKVIGLNLNGIGGSALTDASIDVPESPTEGIPVTYVPARNTVFLSLALGWAEVLGARDIFIGVNAVDYSGYPDCRPEFVEAFERMANLATKAGVEGNGFRIQAPLQNLSKADIVRAGLRHGVDYGLTVSCYQADDDGRACGKCDSCRLRAAGFTAAGVEDPTRYQ; from the coding sequence ATGAGCGAGAAAAAAGCGGTCATCCTGCTGTCCGGGGGCCTGGATTCGGCCACCGTAGTCGCGCTGGCCCGCGCCGAAGGCTACGCCTGCTACACCATGAGTTTCGATTACGGCCAGCGTCATCGCGCCGAACTGAATGCGGCGGAGCGCGTCGCCCGCCAGTTGGGCGTGGTGGAGCACAAGGTGATCGGTCTCAATCTGAATGGAATTGGTGGCTCGGCCCTGACGGACGCCTCAATCGACGTGCCTGAAAGCCCGACCGAAGGTATTCCAGTGACCTATGTGCCGGCGCGCAATACCGTGTTCCTGTCGCTGGCACTGGGTTGGGCCGAGGTGCTGGGCGCGCGCGACATCTTCATCGGTGTCAACGCAGTCGACTATTCCGGCTACCCGGATTGCCGCCCCGAATTCGTCGAAGCGTTCGAGCGCATGGCCAACCTGGCCACTAAGGCTGGTGTGGAAGGCAATGGATTCCGAATCCAGGCGCCGCTACAGAACCTGAGCAAGGCCGACATCGTCCGTGCTGGGCTACGTCATGGCGTGGACTACGGGTTAACGGTGTCTTGCTACCAGGCTGACGACGACGGCCGCGCCTGCGGCAAGTGCGACAGCTGCCGGCTGCGTGCGGCAGGCTTCACCGCTGCCGGTGTTGAGGATCCGACCCGCTACCAGTAA
- the ybgF gene encoding tol-pal system protein YbgF, with translation MRKSSRALTILALSSLPFAALAEVPVVDNDAGYGGSYPPAGYGTTGAAYAGTGAPAAPVSAQGELFMQLQQMQEEIARLRGMLEEQQYEVQRLKQESLERYQDLDRRLSGGAAAGAPVSPNSPAAGAPAANGAPAAPAQQPAASSEPGDPAKEKLYYDAAFDLIKAKDFDKASQAFTAFLRKYPNSQYAGNAQYWLGEVNLAKGDLQGASQAFARVGQAYPQHPKVPDSMYKLADVEQRLGNTDKAKTILQQVVSQFPGSSAAQLAQRDLQRLP, from the coding sequence ATGCGCAAGTCCAGTCGTGCTCTGACCATCCTGGCCCTCTCCAGCCTGCCGTTCGCGGCTCTGGCTGAGGTTCCCGTTGTGGATAACGACGCCGGTTACGGTGGCAGTTACCCTCCGGCCGGTTACGGCACGACTGGTGCCGCCTACGCAGGGACCGGGGCCCCCGCGGCCCCTGTCTCCGCGCAGGGCGAGCTGTTCATGCAGCTGCAGCAAATGCAGGAAGAGATCGCTCGCCTGCGCGGCATGCTCGAAGAGCAGCAGTACGAAGTCCAGCGCCTGAAACAGGAAAGCCTGGAGCGATACCAGGATCTGGATCGCCGTCTTTCCGGTGGTGCCGCAGCCGGCGCGCCGGTATCTCCGAATTCCCCTGCCGCTGGCGCACCTGCAGCCAACGGCGCCCCAGCCGCCCCGGCGCAGCAACCGGCTGCCAGCAGCGAACCGGGCGACCCTGCGAAGGAAAAGCTCTACTACGACGCTGCCTTCGACCTGATCAAAGCAAAGGATTTCGACAAGGCCAGCCAGGCCTTCACCGCTTTCCTGCGCAAGTATCCGAACAGCCAATATGCTGGCAACGCACAGTACTGGCTGGGCGAGGTAAACCTCGCCAAGGGCGACCTGCAAGGCGCCAGCCAGGCTTTTGCCCGCGTTGGCCAGGCTTATCCACAGCACCCGAAAGTGCCGGACTCCATGTACAAGCTGGCGGATGTTGAGCAGCGCCTGGGTAACACCGACAAGGCCAAGACCATTCTCCAGCAGGTCGTCAGCCAGTTCCCTGGCAGCTCGGCCGCCCAGTTGGCCCAGCGCGACCTGCAGCGCCTGCCCTGA
- the ruvB gene encoding Holliday junction branch migration DNA helicase RuvB yields the protein MIEADRLITASSRDRDEQLDRAIRPLKLADYIGQPVVREQMELFIQAAKGRSEALDHTLIFGPPGLGKTTLANIIASEMGVAIKSTSGPVLERPGDLAALLTNLEAGDVLFVDEIHRLSPIVEEVLYPAMEDFQLDIMIGEGPAARSIKLDLPPFTLVGATTRAGMLTNPLRDRFGIVQRLEFYSTPDLATIVARSAGILGLHIEPEGAFEIARRARGTPRIANRLLRRVRDFAEVRGQGEITRVIADKALNLLDVDERGFDHQDRRLLLTMIDKFDGGPVGIDNLAAAISEERHTIEDVLEPYLIQQGYIMRTPRGRVVTRHAYLHFGLNLPKRMAENPTADLFSSGDE from the coding sequence ATGATCGAAGCCGACCGCCTCATCACTGCCAGCAGTCGCGACCGCGACGAGCAGCTGGACCGTGCCATCCGCCCACTGAAACTTGCCGACTACATCGGGCAGCCGGTGGTGCGTGAGCAGATGGAACTCTTCATCCAGGCTGCCAAGGGACGGAGCGAGGCTCTCGACCATACCCTGATCTTCGGCCCGCCCGGCCTTGGCAAGACTACCCTGGCGAACATCATTGCCAGCGAGATGGGGGTTGCCATCAAGAGCACATCCGGCCCAGTTCTGGAGCGCCCGGGAGACTTGGCGGCGCTGCTGACCAATCTGGAGGCGGGCGACGTGCTCTTCGTCGACGAGATCCATCGCCTTTCACCCATCGTTGAAGAGGTGCTTTACCCCGCGATGGAGGATTTTCAGCTGGATATCATGATCGGCGAAGGCCCTGCGGCTCGTTCGATCAAGCTGGACTTGCCCCCGTTCACCCTCGTCGGCGCCACCACGCGGGCTGGCATGCTGACAAACCCTCTGCGCGATCGCTTCGGTATCGTCCAGCGCCTGGAGTTCTACAGCACTCCGGACCTGGCCACCATCGTTGCGCGCTCCGCCGGTATCCTCGGCCTGCATATCGAACCGGAGGGCGCGTTCGAGATCGCGCGCCGTGCCCGTGGTACGCCGCGTATCGCCAACCGCCTGCTGCGCCGGGTACGGGACTTCGCTGAAGTGCGTGGTCAGGGTGAGATCACCCGCGTCATTGCCGACAAGGCTCTGAATCTGCTGGATGTCGACGAGCGTGGCTTTGACCACCAGGACCGGCGTCTACTGCTGACCATGATCGACAAGTTCGATGGCGGCCCGGTAGGGATCGACAACCTGGCAGCGGCCATCAGTGAAGAACGCCACACGATCGAAGACGTTCTCGAGCCCTATCTGATCCAGCAGGGCTACATCATGCGTACGCCGAGGGGGAGGGTGGTGACCCGTCACGCCTACTTACACTTCGGTCTCAACCTGCCCAAGCGCATGGCGGAGAATCCGACCGCCGATCTTTTCAGCTCGGGTGACGAATAG